A portion of the Microbulbifer agarilyticus genome contains these proteins:
- the greB gene encoding transcription elongation factor GreB, with translation MGRWRPPRPRGSRYITPEGAARMRAEVKQLWEVERPRVTQAVSDAAKLGDRSENADYIYGKKRLREIDSRVRFLTKRLEEITIVDRIPDDKDKVFFGAWVTLEDEEEKEVKYRIVGPDEFNVKEGLISMDSPVARALLGKRLDDEIEIQQHEVWVTYYITDIEYPENPVID, from the coding sequence ATGGGCCGCTGGCGACCACCCCGCCCTCGCGGCTCTCGTTACATCACCCCAGAAGGTGCTGCGCGCATGCGTGCCGAGGTAAAGCAGTTGTGGGAAGTTGAACGCCCGCGGGTTACCCAGGCAGTCAGCGATGCAGCAAAACTCGGTGACCGCAGTGAGAATGCGGATTACATCTACGGCAAAAAGCGCCTGCGAGAGATCGACAGCCGGGTACGCTTCCTGACCAAACGTTTGGAGGAAATCACCATTGTCGATCGTATTCCGGACGACAAGGACAAGGTCTTCTTTGGCGCCTGGGTGACGCTGGAGGACGAGGAAGAAAAGGAAGTGAAGTACCGCATTGTCGGGCCCGACGAATTTAACGTAAAAGAGGGACTGATCTCCATGGACAGCCCCGTGGCCCGAGCACTATTGGGAAAGCGGCTCGATGATGAAATCGAGATTCAACAGCACGAGGTCTGGGTGACCTATTACATTACGGATATTGAATATCCGGAAAACCCGGTAATCGATTAG
- a CDS encoding acyl-CoA dehydrogenase family protein encodes MNFELSDEQQMIQGAARQFAESELKPVAAELDHTGNRELLLEKLKQLAELGFMGINIDPDFGGTGAGTIAFALAIAEIARGCASTATTTSVTNMVAEVIQAKGTEEQKGYFLPKICSGEYRAGSFCLTEPGSGSDAAAMRTRAVKDGDDYVLNGSKLFISSAEFAGVFVVWAVTDSSAPKGKGISCFLVEAGTPGLVIGKAEEKMGQKASVTNEVSFQDCRVPAANMLGEENRGFRIAAGELAGGRIGIGSLALGIGLEALDCARAYLQEREQFGKPLSQFQGLQWQLADKYTEMEAARLLLLQAAWQKDAGQPFGPAASMAKLYASEKANEACYVALQMHGGVGYTREYPLERMARDVRITTIYEGTSEIQRLIIARHLLEGVR; translated from the coding sequence ATGAATTTTGAACTGTCTGATGAACAACAAATGATCCAGGGGGCTGCCCGCCAATTCGCCGAGAGTGAGCTGAAACCGGTAGCGGCAGAGTTGGATCATACGGGTAACCGCGAATTGCTTTTGGAGAAACTAAAGCAGTTGGCGGAACTGGGCTTTATGGGGATCAATATCGATCCTGACTTCGGTGGCACCGGCGCGGGTACGATTGCGTTCGCGCTCGCGATTGCCGAAATTGCGCGCGGTTGTGCATCCACTGCAACCACCACCTCGGTAACCAATATGGTTGCGGAAGTGATTCAGGCGAAGGGTACCGAGGAACAAAAAGGCTACTTCCTGCCAAAAATATGCAGTGGCGAATACCGCGCGGGCTCTTTCTGCCTGACCGAGCCCGGGTCCGGATCTGATGCTGCAGCCATGCGCACCCGCGCGGTCAAAGATGGTGACGACTACGTGTTAAATGGCAGCAAGCTGTTTATCAGTAGCGCCGAGTTTGCCGGTGTTTTTGTTGTTTGGGCGGTTACCGATTCCTCTGCACCGAAAGGCAAGGGTATTTCCTGTTTTCTGGTGGAAGCCGGTACGCCGGGTCTGGTAATTGGTAAAGCCGAAGAAAAGATGGGGCAAAAAGCCTCGGTTACCAACGAAGTTTCATTCCAGGACTGCCGTGTGCCCGCCGCAAATATGCTCGGTGAAGAAAACCGTGGATTCCGTATCGCTGCCGGCGAATTGGCCGGCGGCCGTATTGGCATCGGTTCCCTGGCGCTGGGGATTGGTCTTGAAGCGCTGGATTGCGCGCGTGCCTACCTGCAGGAGCGCGAACAGTTTGGCAAGCCACTGTCCCAGTTCCAGGGGTTACAGTGGCAGCTCGCGGATAAGTACACGGAAATGGAAGCCGCACGCTTGTTATTGCTGCAGGCGGCCTGGCAGAAAGACGCCGGCCAACCATTCGGTCCCGCGGCCTCTATGGCAAAGTTGTACGCGTCCGAGAAGGCCAATGAAGCCTGCTATGTCGCGCTGCAAATGCATGGCGGTGTTGGTTATACGAGAGAATATCCGCTGGAGAGAATGGCGCGAGATGTTCGTATTACCACGATCTACGAGGGGACCAGTGAGATTCAGCGATTGATCATCGCGCGGCATCTGCTCGAAGGTGTTCGATAA